The sequence TCCGGGGGGTGTTTGCCGACCCCGATCCCCATCTGCAACGGGAGTTGGAATTGCAGGTGCCGGTGGGAGACGGTAGCCATAAAACGTTTCTGGTCATGGCGCAAAAATACCAGCAGGGGCGTGCCGCCGTGTTTGTCGGGGTGGACATTACGGAGCGGCGGCGGGTGGAAGCCCAACTGCGTTATAGCGAGGACCGGTTCCGGCGGTTGATTGAGGATTTGCAGGTGGGGGTGCAGTTGTGGAATCCCCAGGGGGAAGTGGTTCTGACCAATCGGGCGGCGTTGGCTATGCTCGGGCTGACGGAGCGGGAGTTGCGGCGCTACCATCTGCGGGCACCCTATTGGAATGTGATTGATGAGGAAGGGAACCCGATGGCGGCGGAGGATTTACCGGTGGTACGGGCTGTGGCGGATAGACAGAGTGTCCGCAACCTGGTGATGGGGGTCTATCGCCAACGGTATCAGGACCGGGTGTGGTTGTTGGTGACGGCGGAACCCCAGGTGGATGACAAAGGGCAGGTGGTGCAGGTGATTTGTACGTTCAGTGACATTACCGAGCGGCGGCGGGTGGAGCAGGCATTGCGGGAAAGTCGGGAGCGGTATGCCCTGGCGGTGGCGGGGGCGAATGATGGTCTCTGGGACTGGGATTTGAGTACCAATGCCATGTATTTTTCCAGCCGGTGGCAGGAGATGTTGGGCTACGAGGCGGGGGAAATCAGCCCCAACCCGGATGAGTGGATGGACCGGATTCACCCGGAGGACCGGGACCGGGTGCGGAAGGAATTGGCGGCGCATTTGACCGGGTTGACCCCCCATTTTGAAAGCGAACATCGGGTAGTGCATCGGGATGGTACCTACCGCTGGATGCTTTGCCGGGGATTGGCGGTGCGGGATACGGACGGGCAGGTGTACCGGATGGCGGGTTCCCAAACGGATATTACCCAGCGCAAGCAGACGGAATCCCAACTGCGCTACGATGCCACCCACGATTCCCTGACGGATTTGGCGAATCGGGCTTTGTTTTTGGAATGTTTGGAGCAGGCATTGCGCCGTCGTCAGGATTGCCCCCAGGGGGTGAATTTTGCGGTTTTGTTTTTAGATTTAGACCGTTTCAAAATTGTCAATGACAGTTTGGGGCACATGAGCGGCGACCGGTTGTTGGTGGCGATTGCCCGGCAGTTGCGCGCCTGTCTGCGCCCGGGGGATGTGCTGGCACGGTTTGGGGGGGATGAGTTTGCCATTTTACTGCATGGGATCACCAGTGCCCTGGATGCCCGTTTGATCGCCGAGCAGATTCATCGGGTATTTCGGGAACCCTTTGCCCTGGAAACGGATGGGCTGGAGGTGTTTACCAGTGCCAGTATTGGGGTGGTGCTGGGACCGGGGCACTATACCCGCCCGGAGGAGGTGCTACGGGATGTGGATGCGGCGATGCACCAGGCGAAATTGCAGGGGAAAGCCTGTACCGTCGTCTTTGACCATGCCATGCACGTCCAAGCTCTGCGCCTGCTTCAGGTGGAGACGGATTTACGGCGGGCGATTGAACGGCAGGAATTGTGCATTTTTTACCAGCCAATTGTTTCCTTGGTGACCGGCGGGTTGACCGGGTTTGAGGCGTTGGTGCGCTGGCGGCATCCCCAGTGGGGCTTGGTGTCCCCGGGGGAATTTATCCCCTTGGCGGAGGAAACCGGGTTGATCCTCCCTTTGGGGCGGTGGGTACTGCACCAGTCCTGTCAGCAGATGCGCCAGTGGCAAAAAAACCTACCGGGAGCCGACCTCCTCACCATCAGCGTCAACCTTTCCGGGCGACAACTTTTGCAACCCCATTTGCTGGAACAGGTCGGGGAAATCCTCACGGAGACGGGGTTAGACCCCCAGTTTTTGCGCTTGGAAATCACCGAGAGTGTGTTGGGCGACTACGACGAGGCGGTGACGATTTTGAAAAAACTTAAGGATTTGGGGGTGGATGCCTGTATTGACGATTTTGGTACAGGGCATTCGTCCTTAAGTCGTCTGCATCGCTTTCCCATTGACCGCTTGAAGATTGACCAATCCTTTGTCTCCCAGGCGGAGCATGACCGGGAATCGGGGGAAATCATCCGCACCATCATGTCCCTCGCCCAAAGCCTGCAGATGGATGTGATCGCTGAGGGGGTGGAGACCCGGGCGCAACGCCAGTTACTCCAAAACTTAAACTGCCAGTATGCCCAGGGGTTTTTGTTTTCCCGACCCTTACCCAGTGCGGACGTGGAGCAATTACTCCGCCAGTCCCCCGGTTGGTGAATCGGGATAGACCACTTCAATCACGGTATGCACATTCCCCCGGGGGTTGAAATCCGCTTTCAAACGCACCGCAAGAGGGGCGGCAACGGCGACAAAATCATCCAGAATTTGGTTGGCGGCGGCTTCGTGGGCAATCCGTTTATCCCGATAACTATTGATATATAGTTTGATGGATTTAAGTTCTACCACCCGCTGGTCAGGAATGTAGTCCAGGTAAATGGTGGCAAAATCAGGGTAGCCGGAAAAGGGGCATTTACAGGTAAATTCGGGCAGGGTAATGCGAATCCAATAATGCCGACCGGGGCGAGGGTTGGGAAAGGTGAGCAGTTCCCCTTCCCGGATCAATCGCTCGCCGTAGGGTTCCGAGGTGGTGGTCATCGGGGCAAAAGGGCATAGACTTTATCACTATAACAATCCTGGGCAATGGATGGGAATATGGCAATCCGATTCGATGAACAAACAGAAATTTTTCAGAGTCAAATATGGGGACAACGCCCTTGTAACCCTTGATTTTTTAAGTATAAAATTTACTCACAATGCCAAGGAGTGAGAAGTGAGGAGTGAGAAGCGAGATTCCCCAGAACCAAGGCCGGGGGCGGTGCCCCTGTGACCCCTGTTCTAAACTCAGTTAGGATGGCTATATTGCGTAATCCATTGAAGATTGCTACAGGATTTCCATTAGTTCAATCGGTAACCCATCGTAGTCTTGAATAAACGCCACTCGATAATTTTTTTGCCCAATGGTTTGGGGTGTTGGTGCAAGTAATACTTTTGGTGGCTCGGGTAATTGTTCCCTCAGTTGGTTGAGAAGATTTTCCAAGTTTTCGACCCGAAAAGAAAGATGATAATAACCCACATAATGTTCATCCCCAAAGGCATCGGGAGCGGGACGGGGCAGGGGTACTTGCATCAATTCCAAACGGGTGCCCAGCCCTTCCAACCAACAGGCTAACGTGATCCCCGCCGTAAATCGCTCAATGACTGCAAACCCCAAGACTGTATAAAATTCCATCGCCCGATGAATATTGCCGGTGCGAATCGCAATATGATGATATTGGATTAACTTTGACATTACCAATCCCGCAAGGGTCACTAAAATCATTCCCGCCCACCATTATCCACCAGTTTATGGTGCCATGCGCTAGGGTGGATGGGAGTATCACGACCTGCGACCCATGACCGATGCTTTTGCCCGCCGCCATTTGGGGCTGACTTCTGAGGATCAAGCCATCATCCTGCGCTTTTTGGGCTGTCCTGACCTCGATACCTTGATTGACCAGGTAGTACCGGCACAGCTACGCACCCAAACACCCCTGCATACCCCAGCGGCACAGACGGAGTATCAAGCCCTGAAAACCCTCAAAGCCCTGGCACAACAGAACCAACTTTGGCAAAGTTTTCTGGGAATGGGTTATTACAATTGCATTACTCCGCCCGTCATTCAGCGCAACATTTTAGAACATCCGGGTTGGTACACGTCCTATACGCCCTATCAGGCGGAAATTGCCCAAGGTCGTCTGGAGGCGTTGTTCAATTTTCAAACCTTGATTACGGAATTGACGGGGTTAGAAATTGCCAATGCGTCCCTGTTGGATGAGGCAACGGCGGCGGCGGAAGCGATGATTTTGAGCTATCAGGTGCATCATCAACAACGGCGGGTCTTTTGGGTGGATCAGCACTGCTGGCCGCAAACGTTGGCGGTTCTGCAAACCCGTGCCACAGCCCTGGGTATGGATTTACGCATTGCCCCGCTGGCAGATTTTCATTTGGATGAAACCACCTGTGGTTGTTTGGTACAATATCCCAATTCCTATGGGGTTTTGGTTGATCCCCAGCCGGTTTTCGCTCAGGCGCAAGCAGTCGGGGCATTACGGATCATGGCCGCTGATGTGTTGAGTTTGGCACTGTTGAAACCACCGGGGGCTTGGGGAGCGGATATTGCGGTTGGCAGTACCCAACGGTTGGGCGTGCCCCTGGGCTATGGGGGCCCCCATGCGGCCTATTTTGCGACTCGCTCCATGTACAAACGGCAGGTGCCAGGACGGATGGTGGGTTTATCCAAGGATAGTCAGGGACGACCTGCGCTACGATTGGCTCTGCAAACCCGGGAACAACATATCCGCCGGGAGCGGGCGACCAGCAATATCTGTACAGCACAAGTACTGTTGGCGGTGGTGGCGAGTATGTACGGGGTCTATCACGGAGCCGAGGGGTTGCGGCGCATTGCCCAGCAAATTCATCATCAGGCGCAGGTGTTGGCGAAAGGCTGTGCCCAATTGGGTTATGCGGTGCGGTTGCAGGCATTTTTTGATACGGTTTTTTTGGAATTAAATTCTGCCCAACGTCAGGCACTTCAGGAACGCTTTTACCAGGCTCAAATTAATCTAAATTGGTTTTATCCTGAAGGGGTGGGAATCAGTTTGGATGAAACCACTGAATGGTCGGATGTGGAACGGTTACTGCGTCTATTGAACGGGGGTCAGGAATTGCCCTTTGCGTTTCAGGAATGGGTGGATCAGACGGCATATGAGTACCCAGAAATGTGGGCGCGAACCGGGGATTTTCTCACCCAGGAAGTGTTTCGGCAATATCATTCGGAAACAGAATTTTTACGCTACCTTTATCGCTTACAAAGTCGGGATTTGTCCCTCACAACCGCGATGATGCCCTTGGGTTCCTGCACCATGAAATTGAATGCCACGAGTGAAATGGTGCCGATTTCCTGGCCCGAATTTAATCAAATTCATCCCTTTGTGCCGTTGGAACAAACCCAGGGGTATCAACGCCTGTTTCGGGATTTGACCACCTGGTTGGCGGATATGACCGGTCTGCCGGGGGTGTCGTTGCAACCGAATGCGGGTTCCCAGGGGGAATTGACGGGGTTGTTAGTCATTCGTCAGTACCATCAACAGCGGGGAGAACCCCAACGCCGGGTGTGTCTGATTCCCCAGTCGGCGCATGGTACGAATCCAGCGAGTGCAGTGATGGCGGGGTTCCAGGTGGTGCCGATCGCCTGCGATAAACAGGGGAATGTGAATAGTGACGATTTACACACAAAAGCCAGCCAATATGCAGACGAATTAGCCGCATTGATGCTCACCTATCCCTCGACGCACGGGGTGTTTGAAACCGGGGTGCGGGAGTTGTGCCAGGTGGTGCATGCGTTTGGGGGGCAGGTGTATCTGGACGGGGCGAACCTGAATGCGCTGGTGGGCTTGTGTCGTCCGGGGGAATTGGGGTTTGATGTCTGCCATGTGAATTTGCATAAAACCTTCTGCATTCCGCATGGGGGGGGCGGGCCGGGGATGGGGCCGATTGTGGTGGCGGAGCATTTGCAAGCCTTTCTGCCCACTCATCCGCTGATCCCTACAGGCGGCGATCAGAGTATCGGGACAATTGCGGCGGCTCCCTGGAGTAGTGCCAGTATTTTGCCCATCTCTTGGATGTATATGGTACTGATGGGAGCAGAAGGTTTGACCCAGGCGACCCGTTTGGCGATTTTGAATGCGAATTACATTGCCCAACGCTTAGACCCCTATTTCCCGGTGCTGTATCGGGGCAAGTATGGCTGGGTGGCGCACGAGTGTATCTTGGATTTGCGCCCTTTGAAGGCTCAGACGGGGGTGGAGGTGGAGGATGTGGCGAAACGGTTGATGGATTACGGGTTTCATGCGCCGACCGTGTCCTGGCCGGTGGCGGGGACGATGATGGTGGAACCGACGGAAAGCGAATCCCTGCGGGAGTTGGACCGGTTTTGCGAGGCGATGATTGGTATTTACCACGAGGCGATGGCGATTGCCCAGGGGCAGGCGGACCCCCAGGATAATCTGCTCAAAAATGCCCCCCACCCGGCGGAAGTTGTCATTACAGATACCTGGCATCATCCCTACAGTCGGGAACAGGCTGCCTATCCGGTAGCGGGGTTACGGGCATATAAATTTTGGTCACCGGTGGCTCGGATTGACAATGCCTACGGGGATCGCCACCTGGTCTGTAGTTGTCCACCCCTACTGGATGACGACCATTAAGGAACTTTAAGGATGTCCGCCCCCTGGGTCGAGGTGCTGGTGGATGTCCCCGGCTCAACCGCAGTCCTGACCTATCAAGCGCTGGCGGGGGTCACCCCGGGGGATGTGGTGCAGGTGCCCCTGTCCGGTCGGTCGGTGGCGGGGTTGGTGCTGGGCTGGGCGGCGCAATTGCCCCCTGGGATAACGGCGGCGCAGGTGAAACCCATTACTGCCATTGTCCAGACCCAGTTATTCCCAGGCGATTACTTGCCGTTATTACAAAAGGTGGCGGATTACTACCAAACGTCCCTGGTCAATGTATTGCGTTTAGCATTACCGCCGGGGGTCTTTCGTCGCAGTCAAACCCGGATTAAGGTGACGGCAACCGAGGCTCCCCCTACCCTGTCAGCTAAGGCGCAAACGCTCTGGGAGGTGCTGAGTACCGGAAGCGGGGACTACAGCCGCCGGTATCTGGAGCAAAAGGTACCGGGTTGTGGGGCGGCACTGCGGGAATTGGCTCGGTATGGTTTAATTACAAGTTACTGCTATTTCCCCGGTTCCCCCCAGGCGCAGTACCGGAAGTTGGTGATGTTGGGGACGGGGGACACTACGACTTTGACCCCAGCCCAGCAACGGGTGGTGGAGGTTTTGCGGCACCGGGGGGGAGAACTCTGGTGGCATGAATTACAAAAGCAGGTCAAAACCAGTGCCAGCACCCTGGAAAAATTAGCCGAATTGGGGGTGGTGAGTTGCGAAAAACGGCAGTGGCTCCGGCGGGAGATGGGGGCGGTGACAGCGGATCAACCCCGCAGTTTGACCCCAGCCCAGCAACAGGCGGTGGCGCACATTACCCAGGCGATAGCGTCCCAACAATATACGGAAATATTACTGCACGGGATCACGGGTTCGGGCAAGACGGAAGTGTATTTACAGGTGATTGCCGGGGTGTTGGCGCAGGGAAAACAAGCCTTAGTCCTGATCCCGGAAATTGGTCTGACTCCCCAGTTGACGGAGCGGTTTCGGGCACGGTTTGGCGAGCGGGTGTGGGTGTATCACAGCGGGCTGTCGGAGGGGGAGCGGTACGATACCTGGCGGGCGGTTTGGCAGGGGTCAGCGGGGGTGGTGATTGGCACCCGGTCGGCGGTGTTTGCTCCGTTGCCCCGATTGGGGTTGGTGATTCTGGATGAGGAGCACGATGCCAGTTTCAAACAGAGCCAGATGACCCCTTGTTACCATGCCCGGACGGTAGCCCAGTGGCGGGCACAAGCCGTAGCCTGTCCGATGGTGTTGGGTTCGGCGACCCCCAGTGCAGAAACCTGGCAACGGTTGGCGGGGGGCATTCATTACCTATCCCTACCGGAGCGGGTGCCTGCTCGTCCCTTGCCGCCCATGCGGTTGGTGGATATGCGAGTGGAATTGGCGAAAAAAAATTTCTCCCTGTTCAGCCAACTGGTTCAGGAAAAACTCGGGCAATTGCGGGCGCAGGGGCAACAGGCGATTGTGTTTGTCCCCCGCCGGGGTCACAGTACGTTCGTATCCTGCCGTGCCTGTGGTTATGTCCTGCCCTGTCCCCGGTGCGATGTGTCCCTCACCTACCATCAGCCGGAAGCCAACCAGCAACCTTTATTATTTTGTCATTACTGCAATTGGCGGCAACTACAACCGCAACGCTGTCCCGCCTGTGGTTCCGCCTTTCTCAAACATTTTGGCTGTGGCACCCAGCGGGTGGTGCAGGAATTGGGGCGGTTGTACCCGGAGTTGCGGGTGTTGCGGTATGACCGGGACAGTACCACTACCAAAGGGGCGCATCAGGAAATCATGCAGGCGTTTCAGAACGGGGCGGCGGATGTGCTGGTGGGAACCCAGATGCTCACCAAGGGGCTGGATATGCCGAACGTGACCCTGGTGGTGGTGTTGGCGGCGGATGGGCTGTTGCACCTGGGGGATTACCGGGCGCAGGAGCGGGCGGCGCAAACCCTGGTGCAGGTGGCGGGGCGGGCGGGGCGGGGCGACCAACCCGGTGAGGTGATCATCCAAACCTATAGCTATGAACACCCAGTGCTATCCGCCGTTTGCCGCTATCAATACCCAGACTTTCTGGAGCAGGAATTGCAGTCCCGCCGGGAGTTGGGGTATCCCCCCTGGGGCAGGTTAATTCTCCTGCGCTTGAGTGGTCTGGACGCTGGCTTGGTTGAGCAAACCGCCCAGAAATTAGCATTACAATTGCAGGATGAAACCTGGGAATGTATTGGTCCAGCCCCCGCCTTTATCCCCCGCATCGCCAACCGCTACCGCTGGCAATTGTTATTAAAAAATACGGACAATTCCCCTCCGCCCAACCTCCAGCCCTTGCATCGCCTCTGTCCGCCGGGGGTGCAGTTGTTGATTGATGTGGACCCGCTGGAATTGCTGTAGCTGTCCTAGCCTTTAACAAAAAAATTGCCAATTTGCAATAAATTTATCTCGATGTGAAGCAAGGTATCAAATTGTTGCGGTCACGGGGCAGAGGGCAACGGCGGGGTGGGTTTTCGGTAAGAATACTCATAGACCAATTTGTGTGACAGCGACCTATGTTCACCTACGTCAAGCCTGCTATCCGTCAGTTAGAGCCAGAAAATGTGGAAAACCGTACTGTGATGCGGGTGGTGTATGTGTTATTGGAACCCCAATACCAAAGTACGTTGACGGCGGCGGCACGGGCAATCAACAGTCAGCCGGGGCATTTGGCGGTGCAATTGAGTGGTTATTTAATTGAGGAATTGCGTTCCCCGGAAAACTATCAACAATTTCAGGCGGATATTGCCCAGGCGGATGTGTTCATTGCGTCGTTAATTTTCGTAGAAGATTTGGCGCAAAAAATTGTCCAAGCGGTAACCCCTTACCGGGAAAAATTGCACGCCATTGTGGTGTTTCCTTCCCTGCCGGAGGTGATGCGGCTGAACAAGATGGGAACCTTTTCGATGGCGCAGTTGGGGCAGTCCAAAAGTGCCATTGCCCAGTTCATGCGGAAACGCAAAGAAGCCGCCGGGTCTTCCTTTCAAGATGGGATGTTGAAGCTGTTGCAAACCCTGCCCAAGGTGTTGAAATATCTGCCCCTGGATAAGGCGCAAGATGCCCGGAATTTCATGCTGAGTTTTCAGTATTGGTTGGGAGGGTCGCAGGAAAATATTCGCAATTTTCTGCTGATGTTGGCGGATAAATATCTGCCCCAGGTGGAACAAAAATTAACGTTTCAAGAGCCGGTAACCTATCCCGATATGGGGATTTGGCATCCCCTAGCCGACCGGATGTTTGAGTCTTTGCCTGAGTATTTACAATGGTACGATCAGCGGTGGGATATTAGGGAAGAATTGCGGGACCCCTTAGCCCCAACGGTGGGTTTGGTATTGCAAAGAACCCATTTGATCACCGGGGATGATGCCCATTATGTGGCGATGGTGCAGGAGTTGGAATGTTTGGGTGCCAGGGTAATTCCAGTATTTGCGGGAGGTTTAGATTTTTCCAAGCCCGTCGAAGCCTATTTTTATCATCCCAAACCCCCCCAAAAACCGCTGGTGGATGTGGTGGTTTCCTTAACTGGGTTTGCCCTAGTGGGGGGACCCGCCCGACAGGATCATCCCAAGGCGGTGGAAGCCCTGAAAAAACTCAATCGTCCCTACATTGTTTCCCTGCCCTTGGTGTTTCAAACCACCGAAGAGTGGCAGGCGAGCGATTTGGGATTGCACCCGATTCAAGTGGCACTACAAATTGCCATTCCTGAGTTGGATGGGGCGATTGAACCAATCATTTTATCCGGGCGGGATGGGGCAACGGGGAAAGCAATTGCCCTACAAGACCGGGTGGAATTATTAGCCAAACGGGTACTGCAATGGGCAAATTTGCGCCGAAAACCCAAATGCCAGAAAAAAATTGCCATTACCGTGTTTAGTTTTCCACCGGATAAGGGCAATGTGGGGACGGCGGCTTATTTGGATGTGTTTGGTTCCATTTATCGGGTATTAGAAGCTCTGCGTAATAATGGCTATCACGTTGAGGAAATGCCTGCGGATGCGGAAGCCCTGATGGAAGCGGTTTTACATGACCGGCAAGCCCTAATTGGTAGTCCGAATTTGAATATTGCCTACAAAATGTCCGTGCCGGAATATGAGCGGTTTACCCCTTACTATGAACGGATTGTGGAACAGTGGGGACCAGCGCCGGGGCAATTAAACAGTGATGGGCAGAATTTACTCATCTACGGGAAACATTTTGGGAATGTATTTATCGGGGTACAACCCACCTTTGGGTACGAGGGTGACCCGATGCGTTTGCTATTTTCCCGTTCGGCGAGTCCCCATCATGGTTTTGCCGCCTATTACACCTATTTGAATCACATTTGGCAGGCGGATGCGGTTCTGCATTTTGGGACGCATGGTTCCTTGGAATTTATGCCGGGGAAACAGATGGGTTTGTCGGGGGATTGTTACCCGGATAATTTGATTGGGGAATTGCCGAATTTCTATTACTATGCGGCGAATAATCCTTCCGAAGCTACGATTGCCAAGCGGCGGGGTTATGCGACCACCATTAGCTACCTCACCCCGGCGGCGGATCAGGCGGGGTTGTACAAGGGGTTGCGGGAATTAAAAGAACTGATCAGTTCCTATCAAACCCTCAAAGATTCCGGGCGCAGTGAGGCAATTATTAATAGCATCATGGAGCAATGTCGGCTGGTGAATTTAGACCAGGATGTGCCCTTACCCGATCAGGAGGCGGCGAGTTTAACACCAGCACAACGGGATGAATTGGTGGGGAAAATTTACCGGCAATTGATGGATATTGAGTCCCGTTTGTTGCCCTTTGGATTGCACGTGATTGGGCAACCCCCATCGGCACAGGAAGCGATTGCAACGTTGGTGAGCATTGCTAAAGTGGATCGCCCGGAGGATGGTTTAGAAAGTTTACCCCGAATTTTGGCACGTAGTTTGGGGCAGGATTTGGATGATATTTATCGCCTGAGCAACCAGGGCAATTTAGAGGCGGTCACACTACTCGAAAAACTGCAAAATCACACCCAAAAAGCGATTGAGACCCTGGTGCAAACCGTGACGGATCAGGAAGGGCGAATTGGGCGCACCTCTCGCTTTAATTTCTTTGGTTTGGGGGCGCAGGAACCCTGGTTTCAGGTGTTAAAAACCGATTACCCCCAATTGGAACAGGTGCAGTTGCAACCCTTGATGAATTATTTGGCGCAATGTTTGGAATTGATCGTCGCCGATAACGAATTGGGCGCATTATTAAAAGCCCTAGAAGGCGAATATATTGTCCCTGGTCCCGGCGGTGACCCGGTGCGTACCCCGGAGGTTTTGCCCACCGGGAAAAATATCCACGCCCTCGACCCCCAATCCATTCCTACGGCGGCAGCGGTGGCACAGGCGCAGGTGATTGTGAATCGGTTGTTGGACCGCTATCGTCAGGAGTCGGGGGGGGCATTCCCGGAGAGCATTGCCTGTACGTTGTGGGGCACGGATAATATCAAAACCTACGGGGAATCCCTGGCGCAAATTTTCTGGTTGGTGGGCGTAAAACCCCTGCCGGATGCCCTGGGGCGGATGAATAAATTGCACCTGATTCCCTTAGAAGAATTGGGGCGACCCCGGATTGATGTGGTGGTGAATTGTTCGGGCGTGTTCCGGGATTTGTTTTTGAATCAAATGTATTTGATTGACCAGGCGGTGAAATTAGCCGCTGAAGCGGAGGAACCCCTGGAATTGAATTTTGTCCGCAAACACGCTTTGGAACAGGCGCAAGAGTTAAATATTCCCCTACGGCAGGCGGCAACCCGGGTGTTTTCCAATGCGTCGGGTTCCTATGCGGCGAACGTGAATTTGGCGGTGGAAAATAGTACCTGGGAGCAAGAAAAAGACTTGCAAGAAATGTATCTAAGTCGCAAATCCTACGCCTTTGATGCAGATGCCCCAGGGACGATGCGCCAAAATGCCCAACTCTTTCAAAGCAGTTTGCAACGGGTGGATGTGACCCTGCAAAATTTGGATTCCTCGGAAATTTCCCTCACGGATGTGTCCCATTACTTTGATTCTGACCCGACCAAAGTTGTCGCTGGGTTACGCAAGGATGGCAAACTTCCCCAAGCCTATATCGCCGATTCCACCACGCCGGATGCCCGGGTGCGGAGTTTGAGCGAGACGGTGCGCCTGGATTCCCGGACTAAGTTGCTCAACCCCAAATGGTACGAGGGGTTATTACAACATGGGTACGAAGGGGTGCGGGAAATTGCCAAGCGGTTGAACAACACCCTGGGCTGGTCGGCGACGGCGGGGGCGGTGGACAATTGGATTTACGAGGATGCCAACAACACCTATATCAACGACCCCCAAATGCGGGAACGGTTGATGAACCTGAATCCCCACTCCTTCCGGCGGATGGTGGGCACCCTCTTGGAAGTGCATGGGCGGGGCTATTGGCAGACCAGCCCGGAAAATATCCAACGCTTACAACAGCTGTACCAGGACATCGAAGACCGGATCGAAGGGGTGTCCTAGTTGCGGTTTCTGGGGATTGACCTGGGCTGGAGTTCCGGCGCATCGGGTCTCTGCTGTCTCGCCTGGGAGGGTAATGCACTTGTCCTGCGGGATTTAGACCGTAAGCAAGCGACGGAAGCAATTTTATCTTGGGTGGACACCTGGGCACCCCCAGGGCAACCCGCAGCCATAGCGGTGGATGCGCCCACGGTGATTACGAATGGGACGGGGATGCGCTTGGCGGATCGGTTGACCCATCGCTATTTCCGTCGCTACCATGCGGGGTGCTACCCGGCGAATTTAAGCCGTCCGTTTGCCAGCCGTACGGTGGGGTTTGGGCAAGCTCTCGTTCAACGGCAGTTTCGGCATGGCACCCACATCATTCCCCAAAAGCCCGACCGTTGGCAGATCGAGGTGTTTCCCCACCCAGCCGTCGTGCATTTATTTGATTTAGAAAAAATCCTCAAGTACAAAAAAGGGGCAGTGGCGGAGCGGCAGAAGGAATTAAATAAATTACGCAATTTACTACTAACCTTAATTACCTCGGAACCCCCATTAAATCTATCAAGATCATTACCGGATATTCCCGACAAAACCACCCAATTAAAAATCCTGGAAGACCAACTGGATGCCCTGGTGTGCGCCTACGTGTGCGCCTACTGGTGGTACTGGGGGGAGGCGAAAAACCAGGTGTTGGGCAATGAACAGGAGGGGTACATTGTCGTACCCCATCGCCGTTGTCGCCCTGATGCCTAGCTCGCCAGGTATTCCCG comes from Synechococcus sp. C9 and encodes:
- the priA gene encoding primosomal protein N' is translated as MSAPWVEVLVDVPGSTAVLTYQALAGVTPGDVVQVPLSGRSVAGLVLGWAAQLPPGITAAQVKPITAIVQTQLFPGDYLPLLQKVADYYQTSLVNVLRLALPPGVFRRSQTRIKVTATEAPPTLSAKAQTLWEVLSTGSGDYSRRYLEQKVPGCGAALRELARYGLITSYCYFPGSPQAQYRKLVMLGTGDTTTLTPAQQRVVEVLRHRGGELWWHELQKQVKTSASTLEKLAELGVVSCEKRQWLRREMGAVTADQPRSLTPAQQQAVAHITQAIASQQYTEILLHGITGSGKTEVYLQVIAGVLAQGKQALVLIPEIGLTPQLTERFRARFGERVWVYHSGLSEGERYDTWRAVWQGSAGVVIGTRSAVFAPLPRLGLVILDEEHDASFKQSQMTPCYHARTVAQWRAQAVACPMVLGSATPSAETWQRLAGGIHYLSLPERVPARPLPPMRLVDMRVELAKKNFSLFSQLVQEKLGQLRAQGQQAIVFVPRRGHSTFVSCRACGYVLPCPRCDVSLTYHQPEANQQPLLFCHYCNWRQLQPQRCPACGSAFLKHFGCGTQRVVQELGRLYPELRVLRYDRDSTTTKGAHQEIMQAFQNGAADVLVGTQMLTKGLDMPNVTLVVVLAADGLLHLGDYRAQERAAQTLVQVAGRAGRGDQPGEVIIQTYSYEHPVLSAVCRYQYPDFLEQELQSRRELGYPPWGRLILLRLSGLDAGLVEQTAQKLALQLQDETWECIGPAPAFIPRIANRYRWQLLLKNTDNSPPPNLQPLHRLCPPGVQLLIDVDPLELL
- a CDS encoding DUF429 domain-containing protein yields the protein MRFLGIDLGWSSGASGLCCLAWEGNALVLRDLDRKQATEAILSWVDTWAPPGQPAAIAVDAPTVITNGTGMRLADRLTHRYFRRYHAGCYPANLSRPFASRTVGFGQALVQRQFRHGTHIIPQKPDRWQIEVFPHPAVVHLFDLEKILKYKKGAVAERQKELNKLRNLLLTLITSEPPLNLSRSLPDIPDKTTQLKILEDQLDALVCAYVCAYWWYWGEAKNQVLGNEQEGYIVVPHRRCRPDA
- a CDS encoding magnesium chelatase subunit H, with amino-acid sequence MFTYVKPAIRQLEPENVENRTVMRVVYVLLEPQYQSTLTAAARAINSQPGHLAVQLSGYLIEELRSPENYQQFQADIAQADVFIASLIFVEDLAQKIVQAVTPYREKLHAIVVFPSLPEVMRLNKMGTFSMAQLGQSKSAIAQFMRKRKEAAGSSFQDGMLKLLQTLPKVLKYLPLDKAQDARNFMLSFQYWLGGSQENIRNFLLMLADKYLPQVEQKLTFQEPVTYPDMGIWHPLADRMFESLPEYLQWYDQRWDIREELRDPLAPTVGLVLQRTHLITGDDAHYVAMVQELECLGARVIPVFAGGLDFSKPVEAYFYHPKPPQKPLVDVVVSLTGFALVGGPARQDHPKAVEALKKLNRPYIVSLPLVFQTTEEWQASDLGLHPIQVALQIAIPELDGAIEPIILSGRDGATGKAIALQDRVELLAKRVLQWANLRRKPKCQKKIAITVFSFPPDKGNVGTAAYLDVFGSIYRVLEALRNNGYHVEEMPADAEALMEAVLHDRQALIGSPNLNIAYKMSVPEYERFTPYYERIVEQWGPAPGQLNSDGQNLLIYGKHFGNVFIGVQPTFGYEGDPMRLLFSRSASPHHGFAAYYTYLNHIWQADAVLHFGTHGSLEFMPGKQMGLSGDCYPDNLIGELPNFYYYAANNPSEATIAKRRGYATTISYLTPAADQAGLYKGLRELKELISSYQTLKDSGRSEAIINSIMEQCRLVNLDQDVPLPDQEAASLTPAQRDELVGKIYRQLMDIESRLLPFGLHVIGQPPSAQEAIATLVSIAKVDRPEDGLESLPRILARSLGQDLDDIYRLSNQGNLEAVTLLEKLQNHTQKAIETLVQTVTDQEGRIGRTSRFNFFGLGAQEPWFQVLKTDYPQLEQVQLQPLMNYLAQCLELIVADNELGALLKALEGEYIVPGPGGDPVRTPEVLPTGKNIHALDPQSIPTAAAVAQAQVIVNRLLDRYRQESGGAFPESIACTLWGTDNIKTYGESLAQIFWLVGVKPLPDALGRMNKLHLIPLEELGRPRIDVVVNCSGVFRDLFLNQMYLIDQAVKLAAEAEEPLELNFVRKHALEQAQELNIPLRQAATRVFSNASGSYAANVNLAVENSTWEQEKDLQEMYLSRKSYAFDADAPGTMRQNAQLFQSSLQRVDVTLQNLDSSEISLTDVSHYFDSDPTKVVAGLRKDGKLPQAYIADSTTPDARVRSLSETVRLDSRTKLLNPKWYEGLLQHGYEGVREIAKRLNNTLGWSATAGAVDNWIYEDANNTYINDPQMRERLMNLNPHSFRRMVGTLLEVHGRGYWQTSPENIQRLQQLYQDIEDRIEGVS